In a single window of the Bactrocera dorsalis isolate Fly_Bdor chromosome 2, ASM2337382v1, whole genome shotgun sequence genome:
- the LOC125776295 gene encoding uncharacterized protein LOC125776295 has product MCICVHLINKKKQIKEKRTLKKRSVWVLDWLQRRSTDGAYAKTLREFREVNNQKYLFKNYLRMNEATFNYILELVSPNIKKSDTNMRKAIPANERLAVTLRFLASGDSFKSLSVDFRIAPNTISIFVPEVCDAIYKVLKNEYLKVPNNEQMWIDIAQKFSDKWNFPHCIGAVDGKHIVMKAPPRSGSTFYNYKGTNSIVLMAIADADYRFIYIDVGCNGRVSDGGVFGKSTFQKALDNNTLRLPLPQPLLNRARDCPYLLVADDAFRMQKHILKPYPGRNLTAGQRIFNYRLSRARRVVENAFGIMAKRFQILYRPIQLNEHKTTQITLACCALHNFLIKKNASYMEGLTTDRSDQQDNSVHEQGTQNCQQGAEERPTTFITNEAKEIREEFEQYFMTAAGEIPFQYRCLC; this is encoded by the exons atgtgtatttgtgtacacctaattaataaaaagaaacaaataaaagaaaaacgaacATTGAAGAAGCGAAGTGTTTGGGTGCTAGATTGGCTTCAGAGGAGAAGTACTGACGGCGCGTATGCAAAAACTCTGCGCGAGTTTCGTGAAGTgaacaatcaaaaatatttgtttaaaaattatcttcGCATGAACGAAGCCACTTTTAATTATATTCTTGAATTAGTCTctccaaacataaaaaaaagtgaCACCAATATGCGCAAAGCAATACCAGCCAATGAACGTTTGGCGGTTACACTTCGCTTCCTTGCCTCTGGAGACAGCTTCAAAAGTTTATCTGTTGACTTTCGCATTGCGCCGAATACAATATCTATATTTGTGCCGGAGGTTTGCGATGCAATttataaagttttgaaaaatgaatatttaaag GTTCCAAACAACGAACAGATGTGGATTGACATTGCCCAAAAATTTAGTGATAAATGGAATTTTCCCCATTGTATAGGCGCAGTTGACGGGAAACACATTGTGATGAAGGCTCCGCCGCGGTCTGGAAGTaccttttataattataaaggtACTAATAGTATTGTACTTATGGCCATTGCGGATGCGGACTACCgatttatatatattgatgTCGGGTGCAATGGCAGAGTTTCGGACGGCGGCGTTTTTGGAAAGTCCACATTTCAGAAAGCTTTGGACAATAACACACTGAGATTGCCTTTACCACAACCATTGCTAAATCGTGCTCGTGATTGTCCATACTTATTAGTGGCGGATGATGCATTCCGCATGCAAAAGCACATTTTAAAACCATACCCTGGTAGAAATTTAACTGCCGGTCAACGCATATTCAATTACCGATTGTCACGTGCTAGGCGCGTTGTCGAAAATGCATTTGGCATTATGGCAAAGCGGTTTCAAATTCTATATCGACCAATTCAACTGAATGAGCATAAAACGACTCAAATAACACTGGCCTGCTGTGCcttgcataattttttaattaaaaaaaatgccagTTATATGGAAGGTTTAACTACAGATAGGAGTGATcaacaagacaattcagttcaTGAGCAAGGTACTCAAAATTGCCAACAAGGAGCAGAGGAACGTCCAACGACATTCATAACCAATGAAGCCAAAGAAATTCGTGAGGAGTTCGAACAATATTTTATGACAGCCGCTGGAGAAATACCATTTCAATATAGAtgtttatgttaa
- the LOC105233745 gene encoding uncharacterized protein LOC105233745, whose protein sequence is MIITTKLVAICLGLALVAFTTSTIVLAVQKANLQDELDALKDSLTTTTTTTTTAVTPTTASTSSQPATTPTTTTPAVTTTTSLPDTTTTAPEIIDYRLPDSVFPINYNLYLHPDIETGNFTGQMLIRVNTTRSIDKIVLHSSKLVINNVYLSSTNNPTVYVKNYYLDLVREFLVIELSEELPAERAFYVGILFEGTMAGKIVGLYSSSYLKADNTRKYIATSKFEPTYARLAFPCFDEPAMKATFDVTLVYPSEGDYHALSNMDIAGESYQGKYTEVYFNRSVPMSTYLACFIVSDFKFKSAIIDTNGIGNPFTLRAFATPEQLDKVDFALDVGKTVIEYYIQYFQVEYPLPKLDMAAIPDFVSGAMEHWGLVTYRETSLLYDAAVSSTVNKQRVASVIAHEFAHMWFGNLVTMDWWNDLWLNEGFASYIEDKGVEAKFPEWKMRDQFITGTLHPVLTLDATLGAHPIIQTVANPDQITEIFDTITYSKGASLIRMLEDFIEPDNFQKAVTNYLNEYKYKNAVTDNFLTEIEKLNLGFDVKSIMNTWTEQMGLPVVEVEQLSAAQYKLTQKRFFSNPDDYEGVYNDSPFNYTWSIPITYKTNTLTDVNRAWFYYNESELIIELSTAPQWIKFNYDQNGYYRVNYPAALWENLANQLIEDPTKFSVGDRAGLLNDAFSLADATQLSYDTALDMTAYLAKEVDYVPWSVAASKLTSLKRLLMFTEVFGNYKQYARELIKPIYESVTWTVGEDHLQNRLRVTILSAACSLGLDDCLNEASVRFNAWLANPDTRPHPDIRETIYYYGAFGANESAWQTMWNLFVSEADASEKSKLMYGLSAVQVPWILGNYINLAWDENNVRGQDYFTCIQYIAANPVGEPIVWDYVREHWPDLVDRFGLNERYLGSMIPSITARFDTQTKLEEMQQFFAKYPEAGAGAAARVRAQETVKNNIAWLANNKANIAAWLEKNSALLTAKVIAICLALATTAFMVSTIVLAVQKADLEDELQDALDKLDATTLPTTLPTTPTTLTTPTTLTTLTTAAPNNPTQTTAQPGNPTDPTSPTTVTVPTPTETSTQTTRTTHGAVIPTMTVPSTESTAVTSNPNYPTLPPGLPNPEEIIYRLPTDIRPVKYRIYWHPNYETNTCEGSVTVQIEIDVPTNLVVLHAKDLEIGGITILNVMAYMRIRVKAFTLSEERELLIIELEELLRTGTPYVVNIDFTCQLSGLSGMYSSTYKDETNADRMYPQSKVPPVRPRSSLSTDDHHYRIRDCDARHVRKKPNNAFITLVGFCLVLFVLCAFLLGALIYVGRNIVNAPAYTSAAVATPAAGEYLTNEQLISPANLSILRIRTTTDYSTSSATRPTSNNNMKSATLAIEPAIAAASKVLQKLSFRLPKEIKPHQYKLLLQPDLVNKTYQGSITIKLEVLKPISYIPVHAKTLNVTTEEVVQLGEADAPLNKLTPTLTFAHPALEYWVTEFTDPLQVGNYSLRLAFNGSLTDRIVGFYASSYLDTKTNQRRWIATTKFEPTYARTAFPCFDEPALKASFIITVVRPTNGGYHALSNMPVQSEEVNGDLTEVTFEQSVPMSTYLACMIVSDFASQSKTVNGTLSGAQDFEMRVFATSNQIEKVSYALETGVGITEYYIDYFKVTYPLPKLDMAAIPDFVSGAMEHWGLVTYRETALLYDPTISSSANKQRVATVVAHELAHMWFGNLVTMKWWNDLWLNEGFASYIEYKGVNKVHPEWAMLDQFIVADLHDVLELDATLASHPIVQTVESPAQITELFDSITYSKGASVIRMLEDLVGEEKFRNATTNYLTKFYYANAETDDFLTEIEAFEYDFDVKLIMQTWTEQMGLPVVEVKKDGNTYTLTQKRFLANPEDYSADFEVSKFNYHWSIPITYFTSENVEVARTIFNYNDNEVKITLTNAVDWIKINKNQVGYYRVNYAPEQWQELTNALINARGQFSNADRAHLINDVFSLADAAQLEYSIALNLSLYLENELDYVPWSVASARLSDIRSLLYYTDSYRDFVVFGRKLLAQAYENVAWNVSDDHLDNLARVKILSLAGRFDYQPMLTEAATRFTEWLSNPSVRPDPDIRTIVYYYGMQSVGNENSWNQVWELFINESDAQEKVKLMEALAAVNSPWILQRYINLAWNESYVRGQDYFTCLTYISNNRIGQSLVWDYVRENWPRLVERFGINERYLGRLIPSITARFVTQTKLEEMEAFFAKYPEAGAGTAARKQALETVKFNIKWLQQNKAQITQWLAEQKAADASATTESSTTTTEATRI, encoded by the exons ATGATTATTACGACCAAATTGGTAGCGATATGCTTGGGCCTAGCCCTTGTCGCTTTCACGACGTCCACGATCGTTTTGGCCGTGCAGAAGGCGAATTTGCAGGATGAGCTGGATGCGCTGAAAGACTCcctcaccaccaccaccactacaacaactacagctGTTACTCCCACCACAGCGAGTACAAGCAGTCagccagcaacaacaccaactacAACTACACCCGCTGTAACTACAACAACCTCATTACCTGATACTACAACAACGGCGCCGGAAATT ATCGACTATAGACTGCCCGACAGCGTTTTTCCCATCAACTATAATCTTTATCTGCATCCGGATATCGAGACGGGCAACTTTACCGGCCAAATGCTCATACGCGTGAACACCACCAGAAGTATTGACAAAATCGTATTGCATTCAAGCAAACTGGTGATCAACAATGTGTATTTGTCGAGCACAAATAATCCAACTGTCTATGTAAAGAACTATTACCTGGACTTGGTGCGTGAATTCCTGGTTATCGAATTGAGCGAGGAGTTGCCGGCTGAACGTGCCTTCTATGTTGGCATACTGTTTGAGGGCACTATGGCTGGTAAAATTGTTGGACTCTACAGTTCCTCGTATCTTAAGGCGGATAATACGCGAAA ATATATAGCCACATCTAAGTTTGAGCCCACATATGCGCGTCTCGCTTTCCCCTGCTTCGATGAACCCGCCATGAAGGCGACTTTCGATGTGACTTTGGTATATCCCTCGGAGGGTGATTACCACGCGCTCTCCAATATGGATATTGCG GGCGAATCTTACCAAGGTAAATATACGGAGGTTTACTTCAACCGCAGCGTACCGATGAGCACATACCTGGCATGCTTCATTGTTTCCGACTTCAAATTTAAATCGGCGATTATCGATACTAACGGCATTGGCAATCCATTCACATTACGTGCCTTTGCAACACCCGAGCAGCTGGATAAAGTCGATTTCGCCTTGGATGTTGGCAAAACCGTGATCGAATATTATATACAGTATTTCCAAGTGGAATATCCACTACCAAAGCTGG ACATGGCCGCTATACCGGATTTTGTCTCCGGCGCTATGGAGCATTGGGGTCTGGTGACATATCGTGAAACCTCGTTGCTCTACGACGCGGCTGTGAGCTCGACCGTGAATAAACAACGTGTTGCCAGCGTTATCGCCCATGAGTTCGCGCATATGTGGTTTGGAAatttag TTACTATGGATTGGTGGAACGATTTATGGCTTAATGAGGGTTTTGCGAGCTACATTGAAGATAAGGGCGTTGAGGCGAAGTTCCCTGAATGGAAAATG CGCGATCAATTCATTACTGGCACTCTTCATCCTGTACTCACATTGGATGCCACACTCGGTGCACATCCCATTATACAAACTGTAGCGAATCCCGATCAAATCACGGAAATATTCGATACCATCACCTACTCGAAGGGTGCCTCGTTAATACGTATGTTGGAGGATTTCATTGAACCAGATAATTTCCAAAAGGCTGTTACGAATTACTTGAATGAGTACAAATATAAGAATGCGGTGACCGATAACTTTttaacagaaattgaaaaattgaatttgggTTTCGATGTGAAATCAATTATGAACACCTGGACAGAACAAATGGGTTTGCCGGTGGTGGAGGTAGAACAATTAAGCGCTGCCCAATACAAATTGACACAGAAACGCTTCTTCTCCAATCCCGATGACTACGAAGGCGTCTATAATGATTCGCCTTTCAA TTACACCTGGTCTATTCCAATTACTTACAAGACGAATACTCTTACTGACGTTAACAGAGCGTGGTTCTACTACAATGAATCGGAGT TAATCATTGAACTGAGCACAGCGCCACAATGgattaaattcaattacgatCAGAACGGTTATTATCGTGTCAACTATCCAGCAGCTTTGTGGGAAAACTTGGCGAATCAACTAATAGAGGATCCAACT AAATTCTCAGTTGGCGATCGTGCGGGTCTCCTCAACGATGCTTTCTCGCTAGCCGACGCCACTCAACTCTCCTATGATACAGCGCTCGATATGACTGCATACCTAGCTAAGGAGGTGGATTATGTACCTTGGAGTGTGGCTGCATCGAAGCTTACCTCACTTAAACGTCTGCTGATGTTTACAGAGGTGTTTGGCAATTACAAGCAATATGCACGCGAATTGATCAAGCCAATTTATGAGAGCGTTACGTGGACGGTGGGCGAAGATCATTTACAGAA CCGCTTACGTGTCACGATTCTCTCAGCCGCCTGTTCGCTCGGTCTTGACGATTGTCTAAATGAAGCGAGTGTACGCTTCAACGCTTGGCTGGCAAATCCTGACACCCGCCCACATCCGGATATACGTGAAACTATCTACTATTATGGCGCCTTTGGTGCTAATGAAAGTGCTTGGCAAACCATGTGGAATCTTTTCGTAAGCGAAGCGGATGCCAGTGAGAAATCGAAACTAATGTACGGTCTGTCGGCTGTACAAGTGCCATGGATACTGGGCAA TTACATTAATCTCGCTTGGGATGAGAACAATGTGCGTGGTCAAGATTACTTTACTTGCATACAATATATTGCTGCTAATCCGGTGGGTGAACCCATTGTCTGGGATTATGTGCGCGAACATTGGCCGGATCTGGTGGACCGTTTCGGTTTGAATGAACGCTATTTGGGCAGCATGATACCATCGATAACCGCGCGTTTCGATACACAAACGAAGTTGGAGGAGATGCAACAATTCTTCGCTAAATATCCGGAAGCCGGTGCGGGCGCTGCGGCGCGTGTGCGTGCGCAGGAAACCGTTAAGAACAACATTGCATGGTTGGCGAACAACAAAGCCAATATTGCAGCGTGGTTAGAGAAAAACTCAGCAT tgcTGACAGCTAAAGTTATTGCAATATGCCTTGCACTTGCCACAACGGCTTTCATGGTCTCAACCATTGTTCTGGCCGTACAGAAGGCGGACTTAGAAGATGAATTACAAGATGCTTTAGATAAATTAGACGCAACCACGCTACCCACTACACTGCCCACAACGCCTACGACGCTTACGACGCCTACAACGCTAACAACGCTTACGACTGCAGCACCAAACAATCCAACACAAACTACTGCTCAGCCTGGCAATCCAACGGATCCAACCAGTCCAACGACAGTCACTGTTCCAACACCGACAGAGACTTCCACGCAAACCACACGTACCACACACGGTGCTGTAATTCCCACCATGACTGTGCCGAGTACAGAGTCGACTGCCGTAACCTCGAATCCCAATTATCCAACACTACCACCTGGACTGCCAAATCCCGAAGag ATTATTTATCGTCTGCCAACCGATATTCGTCCAGTCAAGTATCGTATTTATTGGCATCCGAATTACGAAACGAACACCTGCGAAGGTTCCGTGACCGTACAAATCGAAATTGATGTGCCCACAAATTTGGTTGTGTTGCACGCGAAGGATCTGGAGATCGGCGGTATAACAATTCTCAATGTAATGGCATATATGCGCATTCGTGTGAAGGCGTTTACCTTGAGTGAGGAACGTGAACTACTCATCATCGAATTGGAGGAGCTGTTGCGTACGGGCACACCATATGTGGTTAATATTGATTTCACCTGCCAATTGAGTGGCTTAAGTGGCATGTACTCAAGTACTTACAAGGATGAAACAAATGCAGACAG AATGTACCCGCAATCAAAAGTGCCACCGGTTCGGCCGCGTTCCAGTTTATCAACAGACGATCATCATTACCGCATACGTGACTGTGATGCACGACATGTACGCAAAAAACCGAATAACGCGTTCATAACACTTGTCGGTTTTTGTTTGGTACTTTTCGTGCTGTGCGCATTCCTATTGGGCGCGCTCATTTACGTCGGTAGAAATATTGTGAACGCGCCCGCTTATACGTCAGCCGCTGTGGCAACACCGGCAGCCGGCGAATATTTGACAAATGAACAGCTGATATCACCAgcaaatttatcaattttgcGAATTAGAACAACAACGGATTATTCCACATCCTCGGCGACGCGTCCAACGTCCAATAACAATATGAAATCAGCAACTTTAGCCATTGAACCAGCCATAGCAGCCGCTTCCAAAGTATTGCAGAAATTAAGTTTTCGTCTGCCAAAAGAAATTAAACCACACCAGTATAAATTACTTTTACAACCCGATTTGGTGAATAAAACATATCAAGGCAGTATTACAATTAAATTGGAAGTGTTGAAACCAATTTCATATATACCAGTCCATGCGAAAACATTGAATGTAACCACAGAAGAGGTGGTGCAGCTGGGTGAAGCCGATGCGCCACTCAATAAACTGACACCCACCTTGACCTTTGCACACCCAGCTTTGGAATATTGGGTGACGGAATTCACAGATCCTTTACAAGTCGGCAACTATTCATTACGTTTGGCATTTAACGGTTCGCTCACTGACCGTATTGTTGGTTTTTATGCATCTTCATATTTGGATACCAAAACAAATCAGCGCAG ATGGATAGCCACCACAAAATTCGAACCGACTTATGCGCGTACTGCGTTCCCTTGCTTTGATGAACCGGCGCTGAAGGCCTCCTTTATCATCACAGTAGTACGCCCCACCAATGGTGGCTACCACGCGCTGTCCAATATGCCTGTTCAA agtGAAGAGGTGAACGGTGATCTTACGGAAGTAACATTCGAACAAAGTGTACCGATGAGCACCTATTTGGCCTGCATGATTGTATCCGATTTTGCGTCTCAATCTAAGACCGTTAATGGTACCTTATCTGGTGCTCAAGATTTTGAGATGCGCGTTTTCGCAACATCCAATCAAATTGAGAAGGTTTCTTATGCTTTAGAAACCGGTGTTGGCATTACGGAATATTACATTGACTATTTCAAAGTAACATATCCATTGCCCAAACTGGATATGGCTGCCATACCAGATTTTGTTTCGGGTGCCATGGAACATTGGGGATTGGTGACATACCGTGAGACCGCGCTGCTATATGATCCAACAATCAGTTCGAGTGCAAATAAACAGCGTGTGGCTACAGTGGTGGCGCATGAATTGGCACATATGTGGTTCGGAAATTTGG TGACCATGAAATGGTGGAATGATTTGTGGTTGAATGAAGGTTTCGCCAGCTATATTGAGTACAAGGGTGTGAATAAAGTGCATCCCGAATGGGCTATG CTGGATCAATTCATTGTTGCTGATCTGCATGATGTACTCGAACTGGACGCCACCTTGGCGTCACATCCCATTGTGCAAACGGTGGAAAGCCCTGCGCAAATTACAGAGCTTTTCGATAGTATTACATATTCGAAAGGTGCCTCCGTTATACGTATGCTGGAAGATTTGGTGGGTGAGGAGAAATTCCGCAATGCTACCACGAACTACCTTACTAAATTCTACTATGCCAATGCTGAGACAGACGATTTCTTAACCGAAATCGAAGCATTTGAATACGATTTCGATGTGAA ATTAATTATGCAAACATGGACTGAACAAATGGGCTTGCCGGTTGTTGAGGTTAAGAAGGATGGCAATACGTATACGCTTACACAAAAGCGCTTCCTAGCAAATCCAGAAGACTACAGTGCCGATTTTGAAGTATCCAAGTTTAA ctaCCACTGGTCCATACCGATAACTTATTTCACGAGCGAGAACGTCGAGGTTGCACGCACAATCTTTAATTATAACGATAATGAAG TTAAAATAACGCTGACTAACGCTGTCGATTGGATTAAGatcaataaaaatcaagtcgGTTATTATCGTGTAAATTATGCACCCGAACAATGGCAAGAACTGACAAATGCGCTGATTAATGCACGCGGTCAGTTTAGCAATGCCGATCGTGCGCATCTCATCAATGATGTCTTCTCCTTAGCCGATGCCGCACAATTGGAATACAGTATTGCATTGAACTTGTCACTCTACTTAGAAAATGAACTGGATTATGTGCCATGGAGTGTTGCCAGTGCGCGCCTTTCAGATATCAGAAGTCTACTCTACTATACCGATTCATATCGTGACTTTGTCGTTTTCGGACGGAAATTACTTGCGCAGGCTTATGAAAATGTTGCGTGGAATGTTAGCGACGATCATTTGGAcaa TTTGGCACGTGTTAAAATACTAAGTCTAGCTGGCAGATTCGACTACCAACCAATGTTGACTGAAGCTGCCACACGCTTTACGGAGTGGTTAAGTAATCCTAGCGTAAGACCCGATCCTGATATACGCACGATTGTATATTATTATGGCATGCAAAGTGTGGGCAATGAAAATTCTTGGAATCAAGTGTGGGAATTGTTTATCAATGAGTCGGATGCGCAAGAGAAAGTCAAATTAATGGAAGCTTTAGCGGCGGTGAACTCACCATGGATTTTGCAACG TTACATCAATTTGGCCTGGAATGAGAGCTATGTACGCGGCCAAGATTACTTCACTTGCCTTACTTACATTTCCAACAATCGCATTGGTCAAAGTTTAGTGTGGGATTATGTACGCGAGAATTGGCCACGTTTGGTTGAACGTTTTGGCATCAACGAACGTTATCTCGGCCGTTTAATACCATCAATTACAGCAAGGTTTgttacacaaacaaaattggAAGAAATGGAAGCATTCTTTGCGAAATATCCTGAAGCGGGTGCTGGCACAGCTGCACGCAAGCAAGCATTGGAAACAGtcaaattcaatattaaatGGCTGCAACAGAATAAGGCGCAAATAACTCAATGGTTGGCCGAGCAAAAAGCGGCAGATGCAAGTGCGACCACTGAAtcctctacaacaacaacggaaGCTACTCGCATTTAA
- the LOC125776296 gene encoding uncharacterized protein LOC125776296, translating into MSANKSYTYNSQEPIAQINTDGVHLQFETSINQNGNNHIIVEEARTINSYTLDPTFLEAIQSTIDAAVSKSMGRIVEEVRSLRRDIAELRNSRDNVPTKRIMPAEPLNTVEQFMELESLLQKDEEYAKFKSELMQNIKYTGAKFVRTAWRSLVSDECAQHFVWSGTSDKKPVRVLKVSMAIRDVFLHEVKGNDTEYISGTKTIFQFAKNRQKRKHQNAAN; encoded by the exons atgtccgCCAATAAATCATACACATACAACTCCCAAGAACCAATAGCCCAAATAAATACCGATGGAGTGCATTTGCAATTTGAAACATCCATCAACCAAAACGGAAATAACCACATCATAGTCGAAGAAGCAAGAACAATTAATAGCTATACACTGGATCCCACATTTTTAGAAG CAATTCAAAGCACCATTGATGCAGCTGTATCCAAATCTATGGGAAGAATCGTCGAGGAGGTGAGAAGCTTGCGGCGAGATATCGCAGAGTTGAGGAATAGCAGAGACAATGTTCCAACAAAAAGGATTATGCCAGCGGAACCTTTAAACACAGTGGAGCAATTTATGGAATTGGAGAGTTTACTCCAGAAGGATGAAGAATATGCtaaattt aaatcggaacttatgcaaaatattaaatacacagGAGCGAAATTCGTCAGAACAGCTTGGCGCTCATTGGTATCCGATGAATGTGCTCAACATTTTGTTTGGAGTGGAACGTCAGACAAAAAACCTGTCCGCGTCTTAAAAGTATCTATGGCTATCCGAG atgTCTTCTTACATGAAGTGAAGGGCAATGACACTGAATATATAAGTGGCACCAAGACGATTTTTCAGTTTgccaaaaatagacaaaaacgGAAGCACcaaaatgcagcaaattaa